From Paenibacillus sp. PK3_47, the proteins below share one genomic window:
- the spoVB gene encoding stage V sporulation protein B, whose protein sequence is MSKQTFIQGTLILLAAGIINRMLGFIPRIALPRIVGPEGVGLYQLGYPFFIVLVTIITGGIPLAIAKMVAEAEGENRPEESRRILRTGLALSLSLGILFTLVALFSASWVSSRLLTDSRVYYTFISMTPMISIVAVSSVYRGYFQGTQNMIPSALSSILESIIRIFFMLWFSWLLLPKGIAFAAAGAMLGVTVGEIAGLMVLLLQYHFIVKRDRKGAAELLSGQQGAAMPAANSNFLLKRLLGIAVPVTAGRLVGSFSYLLESIITARSLALAGITAAAATAQYGSLQGMVIPLLLLPGVLSSSLAVSLVPSLSEASARHDSAAIHKRIHQALRLALVTGAPFAAIMYIFAVPLCTLMYGNAETAPMLRMMAPFALFLYVQAPLQAVLQAMDRPGRALINTLIGAVVKITLILILASRPEYGIYGAIMAIIVNSILVTLLHGLSVVRLIKLSFRLSVLLKTLTAMIIMAAGMSYVYTSVPIAGERWLQFLISSVCGMAVYLGICFLTGLISVRDLDRLPFFKRRR, encoded by the coding sequence TTGAGTAAACAGACCTTTATCCAAGGAACTTTAATCCTGCTTGCCGCCGGAATCATTAACCGGATGCTGGGCTTTATTCCCCGGATCGCCCTGCCGCGGATTGTAGGTCCCGAAGGTGTGGGCTTGTATCAGCTTGGTTACCCGTTTTTCATCGTGCTGGTTACGATCATTACAGGCGGAATCCCGCTTGCCATCGCCAAAATGGTTGCTGAGGCGGAAGGGGAGAACCGGCCGGAGGAGTCGCGCCGCATCCTGCGCACCGGACTTGCCCTCAGCCTGAGTCTTGGCATCCTGTTCACCCTTGTTGCCCTCTTCAGCGCCTCATGGGTATCGAGCAGGCTGCTGACGGACAGCCGTGTGTATTATACATTTATCAGCATGACGCCAATGATCTCTATTGTAGCCGTTTCCTCCGTTTACCGTGGTTATTTTCAGGGCACGCAGAATATGATTCCTTCCGCCTTGTCTTCCATACTGGAATCCATTATCCGGATCTTCTTTATGTTATGGTTCTCCTGGCTGCTGCTTCCCAAAGGAATCGCTTTTGCGGCGGCAGGAGCCATGCTGGGCGTTACGGTCGGAGAGATTGCCGGGTTGATGGTTCTGCTGCTTCAGTATCATTTTATTGTAAAAAGGGACCGTAAAGGGGCTGCCGAACTCCTGTCCGGCCAACAAGGTGCTGCTATGCCTGCAGCGAATTCCAATTTCCTGCTGAAGCGTCTGCTCGGCATAGCTGTACCCGTCACAGCCGGCCGGCTTGTCGGCTCCTTCTCCTATCTGCTGGAGTCCATTATTACCGCACGCAGTCTGGCACTCGCCGGAATAACGGCTGCAGCGGCCACTGCACAGTACGGGTCTTTACAGGGGATGGTTATTCCTTTACTGCTGCTGCCGGGAGTGCTCAGCTCTTCGCTTGCGGTATCACTCGTGCCTTCCCTTTCGGAAGCTTCGGCCCGTCATGATTCTGCAGCCATTCACAAAAGAATTCACCAGGCGCTGCGGCTTGCGCTCGTAACAGGTGCCCCTTTTGCCGCCATTATGTATATTTTTGCCGTACCGCTCTGTACGCTGATGTACGGCAATGCTGAAACCGCCCCGATGCTGCGGATGATGGCTCCCTTTGCACTGTTCTTGTATGTACAGGCACCGCTTCAGGCCGTACTCCAGGCGATGGACCGCCCCGGCCGGGCGCTTATTAATACCCTGATTGGTGCGGTCGTCAAAATTACGCTTATTCTGATTCTCGCCTCAAGGCCCGAGTATGGGATTTACGGTGCCATTATGGCTATTATCGTTAACAGTATTCTGGTGACACTTCTGCACGGTCTCAGTGTAGTAAGGCTGATTAAGCTGTCCTTCCGCTTGTCCGTGCTGCTCAAAACCTTGACCGCGATGATTATTATGGCAGCCGGAATGTCTTATGTGTATACATCCGTGCCCATTGCCGGTGAGCGCTGGCTGCAGTTTCTGATCTCCTCCGTGTGCGGAATGGCTGTATATCTTGGCATCTGCTTTTTGACAGGGCTTATATCTGTGCGTGATCTTGACCGTCTGCCGTTCTTCAAACGCCGGCGTTAA
- a CDS encoding DUF421 domain-containing protein, with translation MFQQITAHVFLTVLMYIFIFLSMRIMGKREIGKLSVFDLTISIMIAEIAVFVIDDIERPIHDGLVPMLTLVLIQVLVAQISLKSRRLRLMIDGRPSVLISGGKVNRGEMRKQRYNIDDLLLQLRGQNIDSPADVEFAILETSGQLTVIEKNKGISSSNQSGNSKSNANEKEEGNNGSGSSSSSANSGSSKGIQLPKEKIRYEGLPIPLIMDGKVQDSNLEVIGKNRFWLRKEIRQKGVSDFRDVFLCTVDHKGQIYIDPQRNT, from the coding sequence ATGTTCCAGCAGATCACTGCCCATGTCTTTTTGACCGTGCTGATGTATATCTTCATTTTCCTGAGTATGCGTATTATGGGCAAACGGGAGATCGGCAAGCTGTCCGTGTTTGACCTGACGATTTCCATTATGATTGCGGAGATTGCCGTATTTGTGATTGATGATATAGAACGGCCGATTCACGACGGACTGGTCCCTATGCTGACACTAGTGCTGATTCAGGTCTTGGTCGCCCAGATCAGCCTGAAAAGCCGCAGGCTGCGGCTCATGATTGACGGCAGGCCAAGCGTGTTGATTTCGGGCGGCAAGGTAAACCGCGGGGAAATGCGCAAACAGAGATACAATATTGATGATTTGCTGCTTCAGCTGCGCGGACAGAATATCGACAGTCCTGCCGATGTGGAATTTGCCATTCTGGAGACCAGCGGCCAGCTCACTGTAATCGAGAAGAATAAGGGGATATCCTCCTCCAACCAGTCGGGAAACAGCAAGTCAAATGCCAATGAAAAAGAAGAAGGGAATAACGGCAGCGGCAGCAGCAGCAGCTCCGCCAATTCCGGCAGTTCAAAAGGCATTCAATTGCCGAAAGAAAAAATCAGATATGAAGGTCTGCCGATTCCGCTCATTATGGACGGGAAGGTGCAGGACAGCAATCTGGAGGTCATCGGAAAGAACAGGTTCTGGCTCAGGAAAGAGATCCGGCAAAAAGGTGTTTCTGATTTTCGTGATGTGTTTTTGTGCACAGTTGACCACAAGGGCCAAATCTATATAGATCCCCAGCGCAACACTTAG
- a CDS encoding TIGR04086 family membrane protein: MYFIRRLFSWRLTSPLLSGLCRSFLWMLLGAFVLSLLLWGSGLQEQDLAVYTYIVHGIAAAFGGLTAGRRAASKGWYQGALTGILYGLIVLLVGFLALDSSPAGIDLLWVLAAGAIGSLGGVFGVNLQKS; the protein is encoded by the coding sequence ATGTACTTCATTCGGCGCCTGTTCTCTTGGAGATTGACGAGCCCTTTATTGTCCGGCTTATGCCGCTCATTCCTCTGGATGCTGCTGGGCGCTTTCGTCCTTTCGCTCCTGCTGTGGGGCAGCGGGCTTCAGGAACAGGATCTTGCGGTGTACACGTATATCGTGCACGGGATCGCTGCTGCCTTTGGCGGATTGACGGCGGGCCGCAGGGCAGCCAGCAAAGGCTGGTACCAGGGTGCTCTGACTGGAATATTGTACGGGCTTATCGTACTGCTGGTGGGATTTCTGGCGCTTGACAGCTCGCCTGCAGGGATTGATCTGTTATGGGTGCTGGCGGCGGGAGCCATCGGCTCACTTGGCGGCGTTTTTGGTGTAAATTTGCAGAAGAGTTAA
- a CDS encoding phosphatase PAP2 family protein: MLYQSMNHVIWFTVLIVILLIWLGARRNPLLAFVQIGKEMLRSYKFILIVAGMISVLAINKYELRIENKMHLPSDYTSVFFGLEGHFVQVLQNLFYAPWLTPVIVFFYIFMLQSVLAASLGVYLLDNNRVMLYATCYTIMLVYAIAIPFFLYFPVNEVWSYAPAGVRFTMLEVFPRFEQEYRPLSGLNNCFPSLHTAISVSSAILAYRSGNRRWMAITSVSAAFIVFGIFYLGIHWLTDMLGGALLAVVSTSVAVQLARLTLRGSDKSLALRRRLTNTP, translated from the coding sequence TTGCTGTATCAATCCATGAATCATGTCATCTGGTTCACTGTCCTGATAGTCATCCTGCTGATTTGGCTGGGCGCCCGCCGTAACCCGCTTCTGGCCTTTGTCCAGATCGGAAAGGAAATGCTGCGCTCTTACAAATTCATTCTAATTGTAGCAGGTATGATCAGTGTGCTTGCCATTAATAAATATGAGCTGCGGATCGAGAACAAAATGCATCTGCCTTCAGACTATACTTCTGTCTTTTTCGGGCTGGAAGGGCATTTTGTCCAGGTTCTTCAGAACCTCTTCTATGCTCCCTGGCTGACGCCGGTCATCGTGTTCTTTTATATTTTCATGCTGCAGTCTGTACTGGCTGCATCTCTCGGGGTCTACCTGCTGGATAATAACCGTGTGATGCTGTACGCAACCTGCTATACGATCATGCTCGTGTATGCCATCGCCATTCCGTTCTTCCTGTACTTTCCCGTGAATGAGGTCTGGTCCTATGCTCCGGCGGGCGTGAGATTTACCATGCTGGAGGTCTTCCCCCGGTTTGAACAGGAATACCGGCCGTTGTCCGGTCTGAACAACTGTTTTCCCAGCCTTCATACCGCCATCTCGGTCTCATCGGCCATTCTGGCTTACCGTTCAGGCAACCGCCGCTGGATGGCAATAACGTCTGTATCAGCAGCTTTTATAGTGTTCGGTATTTTTTATCTCGGTATTCACTGGCTGACGGATATGCTGGGCGGCGCACTGCTGGCTGTTGTCTCCACCTCTGTGGCCGTTCAGCTTGCCAGACTGACTCTGCGCGGCAGCGACAAGTCACTCGCCCTGCGGAGACGTTTAACCAATACCCCTTAA
- the yajC gene encoding preprotein translocase subunit YajC, with product MFQFAASTPAASGGSILGLVGPFVLMFVVFYFLLIRPQQKKTKTRNAMLKSLKKGDKIVTIGGLHGTIMELSDDIVVLRVNDVTKLTFDRGSISHAVTTVEDKE from the coding sequence ATGTTTCAATTTGCAGCAAGTACACCAGCGGCCAGCGGAGGCAGTATTCTGGGTCTCGTAGGACCGTTTGTACTTATGTTCGTGGTATTCTATTTCTTGCTTATTCGTCCGCAGCAGAAGAAGACCAAAACCCGTAACGCCATGCTCAAGTCGCTCAAGAAAGGCGACAAGATCGTAACGATCGGTGGTCTTCACGGGACGATCATGGAGCTCTCGGACGATATCGTCGTGCTGAGAGTTAACGATGTTACGAAATTGACCTTCGACCGCGGTTCGATCAGCCATGCTGTTACGACTGTGGAAGACAAAGAGTAG
- the tgt gene encoding tRNA guanosine(34) transglycosylase Tgt — protein MAAITYEHIKTCKQSGARLGRVHTPHGVIETPAFMPVGTQATVKTMSPEELKEMDAHIILSNTYHLFLRPGHDIVREAGGLHKFMNWDRPILTDSGGFQVFSLSDMRKITEEGVHFRSHLNGDKKFLSPEVAMEVQNALGSDIMMAFDECPPYPAEYDYVKKSLERTTRWAERCLKSHARPEDQGLFAIVQGGMFEDLRRQSAADLTSMDFPGYAIGGLSVGESKEIMYEVLDYTVPLLPQGKPRYLMGVGSPDALLEGAIRGVDMFDCVLPTRIARNGTTMTSQGRLVVRNAQYARDFGPLDPECSCYTCRNYSRAYLRHLIKADETFGLRLTTYHNLHFLLDLMRKVREAIKEDRLLDFRDEFFTQYGLHDNLKGF, from the coding sequence ATGGCAGCAATAACTTATGAACACATCAAGACCTGCAAACAGTCGGGAGCACGGCTGGGCAGAGTCCATACCCCGCATGGTGTGATAGAGACACCTGCATTTATGCCGGTAGGCACACAAGCTACAGTGAAGACGATGAGTCCTGAGGAACTGAAGGAAATGGACGCTCACATCATTCTGAGCAATACCTACCATCTGTTTCTCCGTCCGGGCCACGACATTGTCCGTGAAGCCGGCGGACTGCACAAGTTCATGAACTGGGACCGGCCGATCCTTACGGACAGCGGCGGTTTTCAGGTGTTCTCACTGAGCGATATGCGCAAGATCACCGAGGAAGGCGTTCATTTCCGCTCCCATCTTAACGGGGACAAAAAGTTCCTCTCGCCGGAAGTGGCGATGGAGGTTCAGAACGCGCTCGGCTCCGATATTATGATGGCTTTTGATGAGTGTCCGCCTTATCCGGCAGAATACGATTATGTCAAAAAGTCGCTTGAACGCACCACCCGCTGGGCGGAAAGATGCCTCAAAAGCCATGCCCGTCCTGAAGACCAGGGCCTGTTCGCGATCGTACAAGGCGGGATGTTTGAAGACCTGCGCCGCCAGAGCGCAGCTGATTTGACTTCCATGGATTTCCCGGGTTATGCTATTGGGGGACTGAGTGTCGGAGAATCCAAAGAAATCATGTACGAAGTACTGGATTATACTGTTCCTCTGCTTCCGCAAGGGAAGCCGCGTTACCTGATGGGTGTCGGTTCGCCTGATGCACTGCTGGAGGGGGCAATCCGCGGAGTGGACATGTTCGACTGTGTCCTGCCCACACGCATTGCACGCAACGGTACCACTATGACCAGCCAGGGAAGACTCGTGGTCCGCAATGCCCAGTATGCCCGTGATTTCGGGCCGCTGGATCCGGAATGCAGCTGTTATACATGCCGGAATTATTCCCGTGCTTATTTGCGTCATTTGATCAAGGCTGATGAGACTTTCGGCCTACGGTTAACAACCTATCATAATCTGCACTTCCTGCTGGATTTGATGCGCAAAGTACGTGAAGCGATCAAGGAAGACCGGCTGCTTGATTTCAGAGATGAATTCTTCACCCAATACGGACTGCATGATAATCTCAAAGGCTTCTAA
- the queA gene encoding tRNA preQ1(34) S-adenosylmethionine ribosyltransferase-isomerase QueA codes for MNVDDYDFHLPEELIAQTPLPDRSSSRLLMVNKENGDLTHRHFTDILEQFRPGDTLVLNDTRVIPARLFGVKEDTGAKAEVLLLKNLGEDKWEALVKPGKKLKTGAVIVFSDELRAVIEDEADMGGRTLRFIYKGIFQEILDRLGSMPLPPYIKETLDDRERYQTVYAKHEGSAAAPTAGLHFTKELLEQIAAKGVNIAYITLHVGLGTFRPMSVDKVEEHVMHAEYYELSKETADILNDARQRGGRIIAVGTTSCRTLETVGRQFEGGPLAECSGWTDIFIFPGYKFTVVNALITNFHLPKSTLVMLVSALAGRERILAAYEEAIAGKYRFFSFGDAMFIY; via the coding sequence ATGAATGTTGACGATTATGATTTTCATCTGCCGGAGGAGCTGATTGCCCAGACTCCGCTTCCCGACCGCAGCTCTTCAAGGCTGCTGATGGTGAACAAGGAGAACGGGGATCTCACGCACCGGCATTTTACCGATATTCTTGAGCAGTTCAGACCAGGAGATACGCTTGTACTTAATGATACGAGAGTCATTCCGGCAAGGCTGTTCGGTGTCAAGGAAGATACCGGAGCGAAGGCGGAAGTGCTCCTGCTGAAGAACCTGGGCGAAGACAAGTGGGAAGCGCTGGTGAAGCCCGGCAAGAAGCTGAAGACCGGAGCGGTTATTGTTTTTAGCGACGAACTGCGTGCAGTAATTGAGGATGAGGCCGACATGGGCGGCCGGACACTCCGTTTTATCTATAAAGGCATTTTCCAGGAAATTCTGGACAGGCTCGGATCCATGCCGCTTCCTCCGTATATCAAGGAAACGCTGGATGACCGCGAACGCTATCAGACGGTGTATGCCAAGCATGAAGGATCGGCGGCAGCGCCTACTGCAGGGCTGCATTTCACCAAGGAGCTGCTGGAACAGATTGCCGCCAAAGGTGTGAACATCGCATATATAACCCTGCATGTTGGACTGGGAACTTTTCGTCCGATGTCTGTGGATAAGGTTGAGGAGCATGTGATGCATGCCGAATATTATGAGTTATCCAAGGAAACTGCTGATATTCTGAACGACGCCAGGCAGAGAGGCGGACGTATTATTGCTGTCGGCACAACCTCATGCCGCACCCTTGAAACGGTGGGAAGGCAGTTTGAGGGCGGGCCGCTTGCGGAATGCAGCGGCTGGACAGATATTTTTATCTTTCCGGGCTATAAGTTTACTGTTGTGAACGCATTGATTACGAATTTCCATCTGCCGAAGTCTACTTTGGTGATGCTGGTGAGCGCGCTGGCCGGACGGGAGCGGATTCTGGCAGCCTATGAGGAAGCCATTGCCGGGAAATACCGCTTCTTCAGCTTTGGCGACGCGATGTTTATTTATTAA
- a CDS encoding SpoIID/LytB domain-containing protein, producing the protein MMNHAKGKRTVMGQLGRGLLAAALAAGSFMVPAGTGDAAGEPIRVALYADIGSKYKSTTPYVTLQSDKEFNLTSVPAGPVPLATVPAGGKIRISLDGYKVKVMETSSWQAAADAAKKLQSTSDKPQIFAAERNGAKVYQLYTGPYASESAAKEGLSRVGKAGLSIPEGQTPGLKGSKYLSAGEFASLQEADAVISGITAAGFDAWKAMSSGSDGSAKVQVWVGGAANDSDLAILQTSVTAALPQLALSPAASAGLIVRTDAGMDLTSESQAAHYSVSGAGAKFMAAGNDAGIQIVERSKRTYRGNLELSGLAGSLAVINEVPVEQYLYAVVGGEVSASWPEEALKAQAVAARSYALFQSNKFDVADVVDTTLSQVYNGIGAEAPAITRAVDATAGEVLMSGGKIIESVFSSNSGGVTADPSEVWGNGGVHFVSVRSAEDAAAVASAKQWYYLLLDNGVSGYAREDNIKLTGSSTAAGLATATATTRDVNIRPLPVIESSVSPVGKLNPGENAVVLGQVYESGSYSWIKGPYTSAELLKSLSGKTSNSLPSSIATLQVTQRGPSGRATQVKANGEILQVKYPDLFRSSFNGLPSTLFDIVPAGSYTVLGADGTTSTIGGSQTAGVLSANGKVTAAGKGTVVMGSNKAARVVTGASGFYFIGWGNGHGLGMSQWGVKGMADNGYDYKQILQHYFNNVTIVKE; encoded by the coding sequence ATGATGAATCATGCCAAGGGCAAAAGGACAGTAATGGGACAACTGGGCCGTGGGCTGCTGGCGGCAGCGCTGGCAGCAGGAAGCTTTATGGTTCCCGCCGGTACGGGCGATGCAGCGGGTGAACCGATCCGGGTTGCACTGTACGCTGACATTGGCAGCAAATATAAATCGACTACTCCTTATGTAACGCTGCAGTCTGATAAGGAGTTTAACCTTACATCGGTTCCGGCGGGCCCGGTGCCGCTGGCAACCGTTCCGGCAGGCGGCAAGATCCGCATCAGCCTGGACGGCTATAAAGTGAAGGTGATGGAGACCTCTTCCTGGCAGGCTGCCGCTGATGCAGCCAAGAAGCTGCAGTCTACTTCCGATAAGCCGCAAATTTTTGCAGCTGAACGTAACGGCGCCAAAGTGTATCAGCTGTATACAGGTCCTTATGCCAGCGAAAGTGCTGCCAAGGAAGGGCTGAGCCGCGTAGGCAAAGCGGGTTTGTCCATACCCGAAGGCCAGACTCCCGGCCTGAAGGGCAGCAAGTATTTATCTGCGGGAGAGTTCGCATCCTTACAGGAAGCTGATGCTGTGATCAGCGGAATTACCGCTGCGGGCTTTGATGCCTGGAAGGCTATGTCGTCCGGCAGCGACGGCAGCGCCAAGGTTCAGGTATGGGTCGGCGGGGCTGCCAATGACAGCGATCTGGCCATTCTGCAGACCTCGGTTACAGCTGCACTTCCGCAGCTTGCTCTCTCGCCGGCAGCCTCCGCCGGACTAATCGTCCGCACGGATGCCGGAATGGATTTAACCAGTGAGAGCCAGGCTGCGCATTACAGCGTCTCGGGCGCGGGTGCCAAGTTTATGGCTGCCGGCAATGATGCGGGAATACAGATTGTTGAAAGATCCAAACGTACATACCGCGGCAACCTGGAGCTGAGCGGTCTGGCCGGCTCGCTTGCCGTGATTAATGAAGTGCCGGTGGAACAGTATTTGTATGCGGTTGTCGGCGGAGAGGTATCTGCAAGCTGGCCTGAGGAAGCGCTCAAAGCCCAGGCTGTTGCCGCACGCAGCTATGCCTTGTTCCAGAGCAACAAATTTGATGTAGCGGATGTTGTAGATACGACGCTCAGCCAGGTGTACAACGGCATCGGCGCCGAAGCGCCTGCCATCACCAGAGCGGTGGATGCCACAGCCGGAGAGGTGCTGATGAGCGGGGGCAAGATTATCGAATCGGTCTTTTCCTCGAACAGCGGCGGTGTAACAGCAGATCCTTCGGAGGTATGGGGGAACGGCGGTGTTCATTTTGTCAGTGTACGCAGTGCAGAGGATGCTGCGGCAGTGGCCAGCGCCAAGCAGTGGTACTACCTGCTGCTGGATAACGGCGTCTCCGGTTATGCCCGTGAAGACAATATCAAATTAACCGGGAGCTCCACTGCAGCCGGACTGGCCACTGCTACGGCAACAACCAGGGATGTAAATATCCGTCCATTGCCGGTCATAGAGAGCAGCGTCAGCCCGGTCGGCAAGCTCAATCCCGGTGAAAATGCTGTTGTATTGGGACAGGTGTACGAATCGGGAAGCTACAGCTGGATCAAAGGGCCCTATACTTCCGCTGAGCTGCTCAAAAGCCTCAGCGGCAAAACTTCAAATTCATTGCCGTCTTCTATTGCAACCCTGCAGGTTACCCAGAGAGGACCTTCGGGCCGGGCTACGCAGGTGAAGGCAAACGGCGAAATTCTGCAGGTGAAATACCCGGATTTATTCCGTTCCTCTTTTAACGGATTACCGAGTACCTTGTTTGATATTGTCCCCGCCGGAAGTTATACTGTACTAGGCGCTGACGGTACTACCTCAACCATTGGCGGCTCTCAGACTGCCGGCGTCCTGTCTGCTAACGGCAAGGTGACCGCTGCGGGCAAAGGTACGGTAGTTATGGGCAGCAACAAGGCAGCCAGAGTAGTAACCGGAGCCAGCGGATTTTATTTTATCGGCTGGGGTAACGGCCACGGACTCGGAATGTCGCAATGGGGCGTAAAGGGTATGGCCGACAACGGGTATGATTACAAGCAAATATTGCAACACTATTTTAATAACGTTACTATAGTTAAGGAATGA